One genomic region from Vanacampus margaritifer isolate UIUO_Vmar chromosome 2, RoL_Vmar_1.0, whole genome shotgun sequence encodes:
- the LOC144043832 gene encoding phosphoglucomutase-1-like gives MDNSPLRVLTVPTSPYPDQRPGTNGLRRKVHVFQSRRNYLHNFIQSIFSSIDLRDRQGSAVVVGGDGRFFNQTAIEVIVQMAAANGVGCLIIGHHGLMSTPACSCVIRKFKAIGGIILTASHNPAGPDGDFGIKFNTANGGPANDAVTNKIYQISRTIEEFAICPGLRLDLTTLGKQTFDLENKFKPFTVEIVDAVESYANLMRNIFDFAALKELLSGEDHITIRLDAMHGVAGPYVKRILCEELGCPANSAVNCVPMEDFGGQHPDPNLIYAADLVDSMRDGEQDFAAAFDGDGDRNMILGKHGLFVTPSDSVAVIADNIFCIPYFQHRGVRGFARSMPTSAALDRVAKATKIELYETPNGWKFFGNLMDAGRLSLCGEESFGTSGDHIREKDGIWAALAWLSILATRRQSVEDILKYHWLKYGRNYFTRYDYENVDIDAACEMMEDLEIMIADKSFVKRRFAVEDKIYQVEKADNFEYTDPVDSSITRNQGLRIIFSDGSRIIYRLSGTCSGGATVRIYLESYEKEDVFQETQVVLAPLATIALKISQLHHRTGRTGPSVIT, from the exons ATGGACAACAGTCCTTTGCGGGTGCTGACTGTCCCGACGTCCCCTTACCCTGACCAGAGACCTGGTACCAACGGTCTGAGGAGAAAGGTCCATGTCTTCCAGTCCAGGAGGAACTATCTGCACAACTTCATCCAGAGTATCTTCTCCTCCATTGACCTCCGTGACCGCCAGGGTTCGGCAGTGGTGGTGGGGGGAGATGGACGCTTTTTTAACCAAACAGCCATTGAGGTTATTGTGCAGATGGCAGCTGCCAACGGG GTGGGCTGTCTCATCATTGGTCACCATGGATTAATGTCCACGCCGGCCTGCTCTTGTGTGATCAGGAAATTCAAAGCCATTGGTGGCATCATCCTCACTGCCAGTCACAATCCAGCGGGGCCCGATGGAGACTTTGGCATCAAGTTCAACACTGCAAATGGAG GACCGGCCAATGATGCTGTCACCAACAAGATCTACCAGATCAGCAGAACCATTGAAGAGTTTGCCATCTGCCCCGGACTCAGACTGGATCTAACGACGCTGGGCAAACAGACATTTGATCTGGAGAATAAATTCAAACCTTTCACAG TTGAAATAGTGGATGCTGTGGAGTCCTATGCTAACTTGATGAGGAATATCTTTGACTTTGCTGCCCTGAAGGAGCTCCTATCCGGCGAGGACCACATCACGATAAGACTGGATGCCATGCATGGAG TGGCTGGTCCATATGTGAAGCGTATTCTGTGCGAGGAGTTGGGCTGTCCTGCCAATTCTGCCGTTAATTGTGTCCCAATGGAGGACTTTGGAGGTCAACATCCCGATCCGAACCTCATCTACGCCGCAGACCTGGTTGACAGCATGCGGGATGGAGAGCAGGACTTTGCCGCTGCATTTGATGGTGATGGG GATCGAAACATGATCCTCGGGAAGCACGGCCTCTTTGTCACCCCGTCTGACTCTGTGGCCGTGATTGCTGACAACATCTTTTGCATCCCATACTTTCAGCACCGAGGAGTGAGGGGCTTCGCCCGCAGCATGCCCACAAGTGCAGCCTTAGACAG AGTAGCCAAGGCAACAAAAATAGAGCTATATGAAACTCCCAATGGGTGGAAGTTCTTTGGAAACCTAATGGATGCTGGAAGACTGTCTTTGTGTGGAGAAGAAAGCTTTGGAACAA GTGGAGACCATATTCGGGAGAAGGATGGGATTTGGGCTGCGCTGGCGTGGCTGTCCATCCTTGCTACAAGAAGGCAAAGTGTGGAAGATATACTTAAATACCACTGGCTAAAATATGGAAGAAACTACTTCACCAG ATATGACTATGAGAACGTAGACATTGATGCAGCCTGTGAAATGATGGAAGATCTGGAGATCATGATTGCAGACAAGTCCTTTGTGAAGCGACGATTTGCAGTGGAAGACAAAATCTACCAAGTGGAAAAGGCGGACAATTTTGAATACACAGACCCAGTTGACAGCAGTATCACGCGGAACCAG GGTCTGCGGATAATCTTCTCTGATGGCTCTCGAATCATCTACAGACTGAGTGGTACATGTAGTGGCGGGGCCACAGTTCGAATTTACTTGGAAAGCTATGAGAAGGAAGATGTCTTTCAGGAAACACAG GTGGTGCTGGCACCGCTAGCCACAATCGCTCTCAAGATTTCCCAGCTCCATCACAGGACTGGTCGAACCGGTCCATCAGTCATCACATAA